The segment CCGCCCGCTTCCGGCGCTCCCGGCAGATCGTAGAAGCTCTCCAGGCGCCCGCCCAGGCGGTCCTGCGCCTCCAGCACGGTGACGCTGGCGCCCTCTTCGGCCAGCAGCGAGGCCGCGTAGAGGCCGGAGAGCCCGGCGCCGATCACGACAACGTCCGACTGCGTAGTGGCGCGCACGGCGTTGGGCCAGCCGATCGCCGGCGCAACCGCGGTCGCGCCCAGACCCTTGAGCGCGTCTCGCCGGCTGATGCGTCGCGTCATGGAGTCAAAGTGTACGCCCGGGGCTGAAAGGTGTCCCGTAAACTTGAGCGCCCTATGAACGCGGAATGTTTGATGCATCGAAGGCAACTGCTTGGCATGCTGGGCGGCAGCGCCGTGCTCGCGGCCGGCTGGGGCGCGGATTCGGATGCCTACGAGGCCGCCCGGGCGGGAGGGCGTCTCGCCCTCCACGAGGACGGGACGTCCTCGCTCCCAGGGGAGGCCGCGCTCGATCTCGACGACCCCGGATCGCGCGTACGGGCTTTCGTCAAGACCAGCGGGCGGCTGGACGCCGGGCGGGTGATCTGGGCCACGCGCGCCGAGGTCTATGCCTTTCTGCCGCCCGACCGGCTCGTGCCGGCCGTGCGGGTCAAGGGCTGCGAGCAGCAGTGGATCCGGCCGCTATCGGATACGGAATTCCTGAGCTTCGACAGCCTGGTCAGCTACTACTGCGATTTCGAAAGCGACCAGGTGATGCGCGAGTTCGACAACCCTTTCACGGGCGTGCGCAACGCGGTCAGGCCGAACATCAGCCGCATGACCGAGGGACGGGAGATTTCGCCGCGCGGCGTGGTCTATCGCGTCATGCGCAGGGCCTACCCGGAGTTCTACGCGGAGTCGGATTTCGACGTAGTGATCCGGCAGGTCGGCGATACCGTGTCGTTCCAGGGCGAGAACCGGTGGCCGGACGAGTTCATTCGCCCGCCGGCGGGATCGAAGCTCAGCATGTTCGCGCGCAGCGCCGACCTGGCCGACCCGGACCGCAGCACCGTGCCGGCCAACTTCGCCGGCCACGTCCTGATGCCCTTTTTCCCTTGGATGGAGATGGCGGACCGTC is part of the Gammaproteobacteria bacterium genome and harbors:
- a CDS encoding DUF1838 domain-containing protein — translated: MNAECLMHRRQLLGMLGGSAVLAAGWGADSDAYEAARAGGRLALHEDGTSSLPGEAALDLDDPGSRVRAFVKTSGRLDAGRVIWATRAEVYAFLPPDRLVPAVRVKGCEQQWIRPLSDTEFLSFDSLVSYYCDFESDQVMREFDNPFTGVRNAVRPNISRMTEGREISPRGVVYRVMRRAYPEFYAESDFDVVIRQVGDTVSFQGENRWPDEFIRPPAGSKLSMFARSADLADPDRSTVPANFAGHVLMPFFPWMEMADRPGHLLWHVQGYKITSLEDLDEDYLAAAHADLGDRFEQSPEFDSEPSRFAQRLKAMGRLPD